The following are from one region of the Sandaracinus amylolyticus genome:
- a CDS encoding glycosyltransferase, which yields MLIAIAIASLLASALMFTILSGALDALDADVPPRVSLEPMTVIRPVRGLDPGLEENARAALRVRYSAELETIFVVDDAQEAALPVLERAIHAEGSSARIVIAGPPPPGRTGKLHAMIAGLRAARARTPLVCFADSDTRPSEGVLEDLASIVIASPDVGAAFARAIGTRAPRTLGDVGYGLMLDGIYGPQAALASRKIRMLPFVMGQTMVVRRSALDACGGLEGSYGQLVDDMNIGARLAAAGYRNVLSRSPIAIVQEGMPAGDLGGTALRWMVFARTGIPFWPYSVPAAVWVASYLLGIAGALVSIAVRDVAALALFATTSLSVVVSLELLRRRQGGAPLPRSLWWAPFACLAMVPWWFARARFTKTIVWRGRSYELDGDGRLGALERGPARVPQMP from the coding sequence ATGCTGATCGCCATCGCCATCGCCAGCCTGCTCGCGTCGGCCCTCATGTTCACGATCCTCTCGGGCGCGCTCGACGCGCTCGATGCGGACGTTCCGCCGCGCGTGTCGCTCGAGCCCATGACCGTGATCCGCCCGGTGCGCGGGCTCGATCCAGGCCTCGAGGAGAACGCACGCGCCGCGCTGCGCGTCCGCTACTCCGCGGAGCTCGAGACGATCTTCGTCGTCGACGACGCGCAGGAGGCCGCGCTGCCGGTGCTCGAGCGCGCGATCCACGCCGAGGGCTCGAGCGCGCGCATCGTGATCGCGGGCCCGCCTCCGCCCGGTCGCACCGGCAAGCTGCACGCGATGATCGCGGGGCTCCGCGCCGCGCGTGCTCGCACGCCGCTCGTGTGCTTCGCGGACTCCGACACCCGCCCGAGCGAAGGTGTGCTCGAAGATCTCGCGAGCATCGTCATCGCGTCGCCCGACGTCGGCGCGGCGTTCGCGCGCGCGATCGGCACCCGCGCCCCGCGAACCCTCGGCGACGTCGGCTATGGCCTCATGCTCGACGGCATCTACGGGCCCCAGGCTGCGCTCGCGAGCCGGAAGATCCGGATGCTGCCGTTCGTGATGGGCCAGACGATGGTGGTGCGCCGCAGCGCGCTCGACGCGTGTGGCGGGCTCGAGGGCAGCTACGGACAGCTCGTCGACGACATGAACATCGGCGCGCGCCTCGCCGCGGCGGGCTACCGCAACGTGCTGTCGCGTAGCCCGATCGCGATCGTCCAGGAGGGCATGCCCGCCGGTGATCTCGGCGGCACGGCGCTGCGATGGATGGTGTTCGCGCGCACCGGGATCCCGTTCTGGCCGTACTCGGTGCCCGCGGCGGTGTGGGTCGCGTCGTACTTGCTCGGGATCGCGGGCGCGCTCGTGTCGATCGCGGTCCGCGACGTCGCGGCGCTCGCGCTCTTCGCGACGACGAGCCTGTCGGTGGTGGTCTCGCTCGAGCTGCTGCGGCGTCGCCAAGGCGGCGCACCGCTGCCGCGCTCGCTGTGGTGGGCACCGTTCGCGTGCCTCGCGATGGTCCCGTGGTGGTTCGCGCGCGCGCGCTTCACGAAGACGATCGTCTGGCGCGGGCGCAGCTACGAGCTCGACGGGGACGGCCGCCTCGGCGCGCTCGAGCGGGGCCCCGCCCGCGTGCCTCAGATGCCGTAG
- a CDS encoding DUF2141 domain-containing protein, with product MHRITWVSSAIGAACAAIAIVPASTSGQSRREQEEAPAIVVVMRGLRNDRGVASAGLYGSQSTWTHSGREVATCNGPVVDRVSRCRLENVPPGRYAIGVMHDEDNDGHFDTGFLGIPSEGYGFSRDARGTLGPPSFDSASFEYVGGVLTVPVTMRYGI from the coding sequence ATGCACCGCATCACGTGGGTCTCGTCGGCGATCGGCGCGGCGTGCGCCGCCATCGCGATCGTCCCTGCGTCCACCTCCGGGCAGTCGCGTCGCGAGCAAGAGGAGGCTCCGGCGATCGTCGTCGTGATGCGCGGGCTGCGCAACGACCGCGGCGTCGCGAGCGCGGGCCTCTACGGCTCGCAGTCGACGTGGACGCACTCCGGGCGCGAGGTCGCGACGTGCAACGGGCCGGTCGTCGATCGTGTCTCGCGCTGTCGCCTCGAGAACGTCCCGCCCGGTCGCTACGCGATCGGCGTGATGCACGACGAGGACAACGACGGGCACTTCGACACCGGCTTCCTCGGCATCCCGTCGGAGGGCTACGGCTTCTCCCGCGATGCGCGCGGCACGCTCGGCCCGCCCTCGTTCGACTCGGCGTCGTTCGAGTACGTCGGCGGCGTGCTCACGGTGCCGGTCACGATGCGCTACGGCATCTGA
- a CDS encoding proprotein convertase P-domain-containing protein translates to MLDRQNAARLALPLVLTGCAASADPSLEAASKPEDGPTVVVPESPATAFHESAARPTFGASLDTHLDALRFEGRARDRDWPRERPSDDELVAALTAYDRAFHGWAPSAGFATLRPLTRASCETGAWDRAYYDALGPAMRAFTDRRDGAARNAIDDDGDGHIDECDDLDGADATWVSRAWASARALEPAPLEAVEVDGVRFEPRDVRALLAVMHGEPQALVIGDRCTLDRPARRERGCGAINAGAFHLLLGNVIGARERVLAIEREDGASAVIDGYRVVLRLERGEAEVLRLLGGRASTLRPHRWVELVVDADVDAGVERHHYLVALDARGHVIGGEWIADGARPAWAWLPIAAASSAPVRASDVRALLREARPDLRARRVVELSRVVDRLVPDWPEPGVSSAIEVREHGIAERATVHVELLHEALEDVQVVLHRGLDRVVLFDRNPRGGDEGWLWASFTVDEVAGDDAYGQWELFVVDREGGAIGHLLRWGLELEVHDPSRASTASEDAQPARFVRTYTTVGAPIELPDALAEGVASTISVHDDVTIERAIVHARVTHPYRGDLRVVLEHDGFERVLHDRTGAGADDLAIELDAPELVGMRAGGEWTLRVDDLAAGDAGRLEGWALELVGR, encoded by the coding sequence ATGCTCGACCGACAGAACGCTGCCCGGCTCGCGCTACCGCTCGTGCTCACCGGCTGCGCTGCGAGCGCGGACCCATCGCTCGAGGCCGCGAGCAAGCCCGAGGACGGACCCACCGTCGTGGTGCCCGAGTCGCCTGCGACCGCGTTCCACGAGAGCGCGGCGCGCCCGACGTTCGGCGCGTCCCTCGACACCCACCTCGACGCGCTGCGCTTCGAAGGCCGCGCGCGCGATCGAGACTGGCCGCGCGAGCGCCCGAGCGACGACGAGCTCGTCGCCGCGCTCACCGCCTACGATCGCGCCTTCCACGGCTGGGCCCCGAGCGCGGGCTTCGCGACGCTGCGCCCGCTGACGCGCGCATCGTGCGAGACCGGCGCGTGGGACCGCGCGTACTACGACGCGCTCGGCCCGGCGATGCGCGCGTTCACCGACCGTCGTGACGGCGCCGCGCGCAACGCGATCGACGACGACGGCGACGGCCACATCGACGAGTGCGACGATCTCGACGGTGCCGACGCGACCTGGGTGAGCCGCGCATGGGCGTCGGCGCGCGCGCTCGAGCCCGCACCGCTCGAGGCGGTCGAGGTGGACGGCGTGCGCTTCGAGCCGCGCGACGTGCGCGCGCTGCTCGCGGTGATGCACGGCGAGCCGCAGGCGCTGGTGATCGGCGATCGCTGCACGCTCGATCGCCCGGCGCGCCGCGAGCGCGGTTGCGGCGCGATCAACGCGGGCGCGTTCCATCTGCTGCTGGGGAACGTGATCGGCGCGCGCGAGCGCGTGCTCGCGATCGAGCGCGAGGACGGAGCGAGCGCGGTGATCGACGGCTATCGCGTGGTGCTGCGGCTCGAGCGGGGCGAGGCCGAGGTGCTGCGCCTGCTCGGCGGTCGCGCGAGCACGCTGCGCCCGCACCGCTGGGTGGAGCTCGTGGTCGACGCCGACGTCGACGCGGGCGTGGAGCGCCATCACTACCTCGTCGCGCTCGACGCGCGCGGGCACGTGATCGGCGGCGAGTGGATCGCGGACGGTGCGCGCCCCGCGTGGGCGTGGCTGCCGATCGCCGCGGCATCGAGCGCGCCGGTGCGTGCGTCGGACGTGCGCGCCCTGCTGCGCGAGGCGCGCCCCGACCTGCGCGCGCGTCGCGTCGTCGAGCTCTCGCGCGTGGTCGATCGGCTGGTGCCCGACTGGCCCGAGCCCGGCGTGTCCTCGGCGATCGAGGTGCGCGAGCACGGGATCGCGGAGCGCGCGACGGTGCACGTCGAGCTGCTGCACGAGGCGCTCGAGGACGTGCAGGTCGTGCTCCATCGCGGGCTCGATCGCGTGGTGCTCTTCGATCGCAATCCGCGCGGCGGCGACGAGGGCTGGCTCTGGGCGTCGTTCACCGTCGATGAGGTCGCGGGCGACGACGCGTACGGGCAGTGGGAGCTCTTCGTGGTCGACCGCGAGGGCGGTGCGATCGGGCACCTGCTGCGCTGGGGCCTCGAGCTCGAGGTGCACGATCCCTCGCGCGCCAGCACGGCGTCCGAGGACGCGCAGCCGGCTCGCTTCGTGCGCACCTACACGACGGTCGGCGCGCCGATCGAGCTGCCCGACGCGCTCGCCGAGGGCGTCGCGAGCACGATCTCGGTGCACGACGACGTGACCATCGAGCGCGCGATCGTGCACGCCCGCGTGACCCATCCCTACCGCGGTGATCTGCGGGTCGTGCTCGAGCACGACGGCTTCGAGCGCGTGCTCCACGATCGCACCGGCGCCGGCGCCGACGATCTCGCGATCGAGCTCGACGCGCCCGAGCTCGTGGGGATGCGCGCGGGCGGCGAGTGGACCCTGCGGGTCGACGATCTCGCCGCCGGTGACGCCGGCCGGCTCGAAGGTTGGGCGCTCGAGCTCGTCGGACGTTGA
- a CDS encoding DUF1540 domain-containing protein, translating into MKFTIEMPDVSACSVDRCAYNVRGACHAKAITVGDGVHPGCDTFTLSQRHTDGEVEAAGVGACKVAICKYNRELECEARSIEVDFDEDEAAATCTTFELA; encoded by the coding sequence ATGAAGTTCACGATCGAGATGCCCGACGTCTCCGCCTGCAGCGTCGATCGCTGCGCCTACAACGTCCGGGGTGCCTGCCACGCCAAGGCGATCACCGTCGGCGACGGGGTCCATCCCGGCTGCGACACGTTCACGCTCTCGCAGCGCCACACCGACGGCGAGGTCGAGGCGGCGGGCGTCGGCGCCTGCAAGGTCGCGATCTGCAAGTACAACCGCGAGCTCGAGTGCGAGGCGCGCTCGATCGAGGTCGACTTCGACGAGGACGAGGCCGCCGCGACCTGCACGACGTTCGAGCTCGCGTGA
- a CDS encoding tetratricopeptide repeat protein, whose product MRSIRSWWVAAWLAMGAASAGVGIDVHVAHAQESTDDQARRHFRLGQAHYENGSFLEAAREFEQAYQLSQRPQLLYNVYVAYRDAGDLVRSRDALREYLTRVPDAENAAMLRARLESLDRMVEQQGTTATPAETTPTETTPSETTPAETPAETTPVESAPSTPPPSSGGLSPFPFVVAGVGAAMMIGGAITGAMALSSQDTLDSTCPDRACPPGYDFESEANDGRTLALTTDVLLIGGGVVLAGGIVWLVIDLVSGGSPSSSEQPPVTAMCGPDGCSVAAHLEL is encoded by the coding sequence ATGCGATCAATCCGGTCGTGGTGGGTCGCGGCGTGGCTCGCGATGGGCGCCGCGTCGGCGGGTGTCGGGATCGACGTGCACGTCGCGCACGCGCAGGAGTCGACCGACGATCAGGCGCGCCGTCACTTCCGGCTCGGACAGGCGCACTACGAGAACGGCAGCTTCCTCGAGGCGGCGCGCGAATTCGAGCAGGCCTATCAGCTCTCGCAGCGCCCCCAGCTCCTCTACAACGTGTACGTCGCGTACCGCGACGCCGGCGATCTGGTCCGCTCGCGCGACGCGCTGCGCGAGTACCTCACGCGTGTGCCCGACGCGGAGAACGCGGCGATGCTGCGCGCGCGCCTCGAGTCGCTCGATCGCATGGTCGAGCAGCAGGGCACGACCGCGACGCCGGCCGAGACGACGCCGACCGAGACCACGCCCAGCGAGACCACCCCGGCCGAGACGCCCGCCGAGACCACGCCGGTCGAGAGCGCGCCGAGCACGCCTCCGCCGTCGAGCGGCGGGCTCTCGCCGTTCCCCTTCGTCGTCGCGGGCGTCGGTGCCGCGATGATGATCGGCGGCGCGATCACCGGCGCGATGGCGCTGAGCTCGCAGGACACGCTCGACTCGACGTGCCCCGATCGCGCGTGCCCGCCGGGCTACGACTTCGAGTCCGAGGCGAACGACGGGCGCACCCTCGCGCTCACCACCGACGTGCTGCTCATCGGCGGCGGCGTGGTGCTGGCGGGCGGCATCGTGTGGCTGGTGATCGATCTCGTCTCGGGCGGCTCGCCGTCGTCGAGCGAGCAGCCTCCCGTCACTGCGATGTGCGGCCCCGACGGATGCAGCGTCGCCGCGCACCTGGAGCTCTGA
- a CDS encoding InlB B-repeat-containing protein, with the protein MKRLFVALVALALAAPGCSLSTNFDGYFTAGQDGGADGGQRDDDARVPMDAEPDDAAADDASTDGSLDGPSGNVLTIAFDGEGAGTVTSSDGMIDCGDTCSASYEPDTVVTLTVTPDENSTFVGWTDESCDDASLTCAVTMDMARAITVRLDIRQVTVSVTVSGDGSGSVTSSDGAITCDGGATSTCSGTYAAGTMLTFTATPTGTSVFAGWSGGGCTGTAPCAITLTEDVTIGAAFDRDRRSLNVTVAGTGSGGVTSSPGGIDCGIDCSESYTAGTMVTLSATPSSDSTFAGWMGACTGTGACTVTMSDARTVTATFTLRRYTLTIQRGGNGAGSVFSTSPAALINCGSTCSAMRDHGDVVALQATEAVGSTFSGWSGGGCDPTTPVCFVSLTSDTTITANFTLDRHTVSVAYAADDGTGTVTSAPSGISCTTGGSTGCLASFDYNTSVTLTASPSVGSSFVQWSGACAGTSTTCTVTANTDRSVTAQMHRNRYTVSVSKSGGGTGSVSGSGIDCGGTCSTQIAHGDSVSLVAMPSPGSTFAGWGGACASAGSSATCTVPITEAESVSATFTLGTNVLTVTRVGSGTVTSSPSGIDCGTTCGSSFTTGQTITLTATPATGYTFSGWSSGPCTGTGTCTVTMGTTAIGVTATFAPIRHTLTVSRSGTGTGTVTSMPSGITCPPTASCSAQFDHGTMVTLTAAASTGSTFSGWSGAPTGTCTGTGPCTVTMDQARTIGAAFTLNTYRLDVVREGGGGGTVTSNPTGISCGSDCDQTYSHGTAITLTAAPATGSNFAGWTGATGCGASTSCVVTLSAATTVRARFELNRYTLSVTRAGSGTVVASDSSINCGANCSAMYDHGASVTLSATPSTGYRFAGWSGATCSGTGSCVVSMTSAQNVTATFIQQVTLTVRPSAEVGGRDPVVTSDVGNIRCFANGSTGGCSDTFDAGTTVRLTAGTPAWAVFDGWGITGCGLGNVCAITLSASTTVNPGFTQLGNVVFVTSATYAGDLGGPERADDICQEHARTAGLPPSLYRAWLSTSSQSAQDRGIDGIDGYVRPDGLPVAYIAKELVTGGLRHPIGLDEMGVPVPVPALAWTGTLHDGSIAAENCDNWFSARTTSTAVVGHVERGGGEWTAALRGVDGIDCSVPRRLYCFGLDRSYPARMPLPVANAGYAFVSMRTFTGSATVAAMDSACQMEASTAGFGGNYVAFVSTPTQSAGARITYAGPFYRPDGWLVGGRPQLVGATGRLATMMNQLANGDPHANQPGWMPAMAWTGHANGSPNGVANGMQTCSGWTAAGATSTGRRGVPAGTAWNRWGEAETLGMCSQAFPVYCVRQN; encoded by the coding sequence ATGAAGAGGCTCTTCGTCGCGCTGGTCGCGCTCGCGCTCGCAGCGCCTGGTTGCTCGCTGTCGACGAATTTCGACGGCTACTTCACGGCAGGCCAGGACGGCGGCGCCGATGGAGGCCAGCGCGACGACGACGCGCGCGTGCCGATGGACGCCGAGCCCGACGACGCGGCGGCCGACGACGCGAGCACCGATGGATCGCTCGATGGGCCGAGCGGCAACGTGCTGACGATCGCGTTCGACGGCGAGGGCGCGGGCACCGTCACCAGCAGCGACGGGATGATCGACTGCGGCGACACCTGCAGCGCGAGCTACGAGCCCGACACGGTCGTGACGCTCACGGTCACGCCCGACGAGAACAGCACGTTCGTCGGCTGGACCGACGAGAGCTGCGACGACGCCTCGCTCACGTGCGCGGTCACGATGGACATGGCGCGCGCGATCACGGTGCGCCTCGACATCCGTCAGGTGACCGTGTCGGTCACGGTCTCGGGCGACGGCTCGGGCTCGGTGACGTCGTCGGACGGCGCGATCACCTGCGACGGCGGCGCGACCTCGACCTGCTCCGGCACCTACGCCGCGGGCACGATGCTCACGTTCACCGCGACGCCGACCGGCACCTCGGTGTTCGCGGGATGGTCGGGCGGTGGCTGCACCGGCACCGCGCCGTGCGCGATCACGCTCACCGAGGACGTGACGATCGGCGCGGCGTTCGATCGTGATCGTCGCTCGCTCAACGTGACGGTCGCGGGCACCGGCAGCGGCGGCGTGACCTCGTCGCCGGGCGGGATCGACTGCGGCATCGACTGCTCGGAGTCGTACACTGCGGGCACGATGGTCACGCTCAGCGCGACGCCGAGCTCCGACTCGACGTTCGCGGGATGGATGGGCGCGTGCACCGGGACCGGCGCGTGCACCGTGACGATGAGCGACGCGCGCACCGTGACCGCGACGTTCACGCTGCGTCGCTACACGCTCACGATCCAGCGCGGAGGCAACGGCGCGGGCAGCGTGTTCTCGACGAGCCCTGCGGCGCTGATCAACTGCGGATCGACGTGCTCGGCGATGCGCGATCACGGCGACGTCGTGGCGCTGCAGGCGACCGAAGCGGTGGGCTCGACGTTCTCCGGATGGTCGGGCGGCGGGTGCGATCCGACGACCCCGGTGTGCTTCGTCAGCCTCACGTCGGACACGACGATCACCGCGAATTTCACCCTCGATCGCCACACCGTGAGCGTCGCGTACGCAGCCGACGACGGCACCGGCACCGTCACCTCGGCGCCCTCGGGGATCAGCTGCACGACCGGCGGCAGCACCGGGTGCCTCGCGAGCTTCGACTACAACACGTCGGTCACGCTCACCGCGTCGCCGAGCGTCGGATCGTCGTTCGTGCAGTGGTCGGGCGCGTGTGCGGGCACGAGCACGACCTGCACGGTGACCGCGAACACCGATCGCAGCGTGACCGCGCAGATGCACCGCAATCGCTACACGGTGAGCGTGAGCAAGAGCGGCGGCGGCACCGGCAGCGTGAGCGGATCGGGCATCGACTGCGGCGGCACGTGCAGCACGCAGATCGCGCACGGTGACTCGGTGTCGCTCGTCGCGATGCCCTCGCCGGGATCGACCTTCGCGGGGTGGGGCGGCGCGTGCGCGAGCGCGGGCTCGTCGGCGACGTGCACGGTGCCGATCACCGAGGCCGAGAGCGTCAGCGCCACGTTCACGCTCGGCACGAACGTGCTGACGGTCACGCGCGTCGGCAGCGGGACCGTGACCTCGAGCCCGAGCGGCATCGACTGCGGCACGACGTGCGGCTCGAGCTTCACGACCGGACAGACGATCACGCTCACCGCGACGCCGGCCACCGGCTACACGTTCAGCGGATGGAGCAGCGGGCCGTGCACCGGCACCGGCACCTGCACCGTCACGATGGGCACCACCGCGATCGGCGTGACCGCGACGTTCGCGCCGATCCGCCACACGCTGACGGTGAGCCGCAGCGGCACCGGAACCGGCACCGTCACGTCGATGCCGAGCGGGATCACGTGCCCGCCGACCGCGAGCTGCAGCGCGCAGTTCGACCACGGCACGATGGTCACGCTCACCGCGGCGGCGAGCACGGGCTCGACGTTCAGCGGCTGGAGCGGCGCGCCGACCGGCACGTGCACCGGCACGGGGCCGTGCACCGTCACGATGGATCAGGCGCGCACGATCGGCGCGGCGTTCACGCTCAACACGTACCGCCTCGACGTGGTGCGCGAGGGCGGCGGTGGAGGCACGGTCACGTCGAATCCGACCGGCATCAGCTGCGGCTCCGACTGCGACCAGACGTACAGCCACGGCACCGCGATCACGCTGACCGCCGCGCCGGCGACGGGCAGCAACTTCGCGGGATGGACCGGCGCGACCGGCTGCGGCGCGTCGACGAGCTGCGTGGTGACGTTGAGCGCGGCGACCACGGTGCGCGCGCGCTTCGAGCTCAACCGCTACACGCTCTCGGTGACGCGCGCGGGCTCGGGCACCGTCGTCGCGAGCGACTCGAGCATCAACTGCGGCGCCAACTGCAGCGCGATGTACGACCACGGCGCGAGCGTGACGCTGAGCGCGACTCCGTCGACCGGCTATCGCTTCGCGGGATGGAGCGGCGCGACGTGCAGCGGGACCGGGAGCTGCGTGGTCTCGATGACGTCCGCGCAGAACGTGACCGCGACCTTCATCCAGCAGGTCACGCTGACGGTGCGGCCCTCGGCGGAGGTCGGCGGGCGCGATCCCGTGGTGACCTCGGACGTCGGCAACATCCGCTGCTTCGCGAACGGCTCGACCGGCGGATGCAGCGACACCTTCGACGCGGGCACGACGGTGCGCCTCACCGCGGGCACGCCGGCGTGGGCGGTGTTCGACGGATGGGGCATCACGGGCTGTGGTCTCGGCAACGTCTGCGCGATCACGCTGAGCGCGAGCACGACGGTGAATCCCGGGTTCACCCAGCTCGGCAACGTCGTGTTCGTCACGAGCGCGACGTACGCGGGTGACCTCGGTGGGCCGGAGCGGGCCGACGACATCTGCCAGGAGCACGCGCGCACCGCGGGGCTCCCGCCGAGCCTCTATCGCGCGTGGCTCTCGACGTCGTCGCAGTCCGCGCAGGATCGCGGCATCGACGGCATCGACGGGTACGTGCGACCGGATGGCCTGCCGGTCGCGTACATCGCGAAGGAGCTGGTCACCGGAGGGCTGCGCCATCCGATCGGTCTCGACGAGATGGGCGTGCCGGTGCCGGTGCCCGCGCTCGCGTGGACCGGCACGCTGCACGACGGCTCGATCGCGGCGGAGAACTGCGACAACTGGTTCTCGGCGCGCACCACGTCGACCGCGGTCGTCGGTCACGTCGAGCGCGGCGGCGGCGAGTGGACCGCGGCGCTGCGCGGAGTGGACGGAATCGACTGCAGCGTGCCGCGCCGTCTCTACTGCTTCGGGCTCGACCGCTCGTATCCGGCGCGCATGCCGCTGCCGGTGGCGAACGCGGGCTACGCGTTCGTCAGCATGCGGACGTTCACCGGGAGCGCGACCGTCGCGGCGATGGACTCGGCGTGCCAGATGGAGGCGAGCACGGCGGGCTTCGGCGGCAACTACGTCGCGTTCGTGTCGACGCCGACGCAGTCGGCGGGCGCGCGCATCACGTACGCCGGGCCGTTCTATCGCCCCGATGGTTGGCTGGTCGGCGGGCGCCCGCAGCTCGTGGGCGCGACGGGTCGTCTGGCGACGATGATGAACCAGCTCGCGAACGGCGATCCCCACGCGAACCAGCCGGGATGGATGCCGGCGATGGCGTGGACGGGCCACGCGAACGGGAGCCCGAACGGCGTGGCCAACGGGATGCAGACGTGCTCGGGCTGGACCGCGGCGGGCGCGACGTCGACCGGGCGGCGCGGCGTGCCCGCGGGCACGGCGTGGAACCGATGGGGAGAAGCCGAGACGCTCGGGATGTGCTCGCAGGCGTTTCCGGTTTACTGCGTTCGGCAGAACTGA
- a CDS encoding four helix bundle protein produces the protein MLKLTENAIGCCRDVGRIAKLVAKHDRSLADQLRRAMASVALNAAEGTGAHDGNGRMRFRIALGSAREVDVALRVAEAFGYVEALDVELMKRLDGICAALWKVAR, from the coding sequence ATGCTGAAGCTCACGGAGAACGCGATCGGATGCTGCCGCGATGTCGGTCGGATCGCGAAGCTGGTCGCGAAGCACGATCGCTCGCTCGCGGATCAGCTGCGACGCGCGATGGCGTCGGTCGCGCTGAACGCGGCCGAAGGCACGGGCGCGCATGATGGCAACGGGCGAATGCGGTTCCGGATCGCGCTCGGTAGCGCGCGCGAGGTCGACGTCGCGCTGCGCGTCGCGGAGGCGTTCGGGTACGTCGAAGCGCTCGATGTCGAGCTGATGAAGCGGCTCGACGGGATCTGCGCGGCGCTCTGGAAGGTGGCGCGATGA
- a CDS encoding MerR family transcriptional regulator, whose protein sequence is MRHLKATLVRVTFSFVLDDEAIYGIDELADRAGVSRRTVRYYVQRGLLEAPTGVGRGKHYTEAHLARLVRIRELQEQGVALADIGARLEGPIARVEERDTPVQSTWTRVVLGPDVELMVRGRRLDETQVHELMAAIDRVLGKGDER, encoded by the coding sequence ATGCGACACTTGAAAGCGACACTAGTGCGTGTCACCTTCTCGTTCGTGCTCGACGACGAGGCGATCTACGGCATCGACGAGCTCGCGGATCGCGCGGGGGTGTCTCGTCGTACCGTGCGGTACTACGTGCAGCGCGGGTTGCTCGAAGCGCCCACTGGAGTGGGGCGCGGCAAGCACTACACCGAGGCGCACCTCGCGCGGCTGGTGCGCATCCGCGAGCTGCAGGAGCAGGGCGTCGCGCTCGCCGACATCGGTGCGCGCCTCGAGGGTCCGATCGCGCGCGTCGAGGAACGTGACACTCCGGTGCAGAGCACCTGGACGCGGGTGGTGCTCGGACCGGACGTCGAGCTGATGGTCCGCGGGCGACGCCTCGACGAGACGCAGGTGCACGAGCTGATGGCCGCGATCGATCGCGTGCTGGGGAAGGGGGACGAGCGATGA